A DNA window from Lepidochelys kempii isolate rLepKem1 unplaced genomic scaffold, rLepKem1.hap2 scaffold_54, whole genome shotgun sequence contains the following coding sequences:
- the LOC140904645 gene encoding uncharacterized protein, translating to MEIATSSCFSPGPGPNTHGGKQNNHVPASVYPVVEVRSKHERSLDQSEKKLKRKRKETAEKENSPASTADGWTKPNMGSSPDNAVVRATGTPPPEPPKNQESALRLLTTTTTPPPPTQNSRRAQTMHQDSPKLVYIKPKDKTKDSDKKQPHKHNSSSSAVSTTSNPEKTEQKHRYSQTRSMRFRGRECEGKYTFTNPEHTL from the exons ATGGAAATAGCAACTTCAAGCTGCTTTTCACCAGGGCCAG GTCCAAATACACATGGGGGAAAACAGAATAACCATGTGCCGGCATCCGTTTACCCTGTGGTGGAAg tacggtcaaaacaCGAGAGATCCTTAGACCAGAGTGAAAAGaagctcaaaagaaaaaggaaagagacagctgaaaaggAAAATTCACCAGCATCAACGGCTGATGGATGGAcgaagccca ACATGGGCAgctctcctgacaatgctgtagtcagagctacagggacacctccaccagaaCCGCCAAAGAACCAGGAGTCTGCTCTGAGacttttaacaacaacaacaacaccaccaccaccaacgcAAAACAGCAGAAGAGCGCAGACGATGCATCAGGACAGTCCAAAGCTCGTATACATCAaacccaaggacaaaacaaaagactctgatAAAAAGCAACCAcacaaacacaactccagttcctcagctgtcagCACCACATCAAACCCTGAGAAAACTGAGCAAAAACACAGATATTCACAAACCCGGAGCATGCGCTTTAGGGGTCGTGAATGTGAGGGAAAATACACATTCACAAACCCGGAGCACACGCTTTAG